A portion of the Candidatus Rokuibacteriota bacterium genome contains these proteins:
- a CDS encoding GlsB/YeaQ/YmgE family stress response membrane protein — MNLVLFIPIGLIAGALAGRVVSGHGYGVLGDIVVGVIGAFLGGWIFSTFLGVAGGGISMSLLVAFIGAIALLWLIRLVAPRRA, encoded by the coding sequence ATGAACCTTGTTCTGTTCATCCCGATCGGACTGATCGCAGGAGCGCTGGCGGGACGGGTCGTCAGCGGCCATGGCTACGGCGTGCTCGGCGATATCGTCGTCGGAGTCATCGGTGCCTTCCTGGGGGGCTGGATCTTTTCCACGTTTCTGGGCGTTGCCGGCGGTGGCATCTCCATGAGCCTACTCGTAGCGTTCATCGGGGCGATTGCCCTGCTCTGGCTGATCCGACTGGTCGCCCCGAGGCGCGCTTAG
- a CDS encoding ferritin-like domain-containing protein, with protein sequence MTKGTAQKTGAFLIDVKELRRRARVHMERGAVTDGYQADRKTVLALLNTSLATELVCVLRYRRHYFMATGIHAQAVAAEFLEHATEEQEHADRIAHRITQLGGEPDFNPEGLATRSHSEYVEGSDLVDMIREDLVAERVAIESYGEIIRYLGENDPTTRRMLEEILAVEEEHAEDLQALIQKV encoded by the coding sequence ATGACCAAGGGAACTGCACAGAAGACGGGCGCATTTCTGATAGACGTGAAGGAGCTTCGGCGGCGGGCCCGCGTCCACATGGAGCGTGGCGCTGTCACGGACGGCTATCAGGCAGACCGCAAGACCGTGCTGGCCCTGCTGAATACCTCACTGGCGACGGAGCTGGTCTGTGTGCTGCGGTACCGCCGGCACTATTTCATGGCGACCGGCATCCATGCGCAGGCCGTCGCGGCGGAGTTTCTGGAGCACGCAACGGAGGAGCAGGAGCATGCGGACCGCATCGCTCATCGGATCACCCAGCTTGGCGGCGAGCCGGATTTCAACCCGGAGGGGCTGGCGACGCGGAGCCATAGCGAGTACGTTGAAGGCAGCGATCTTGTGGATATGATCCGCGAGGATCTCGTGGCTGAGCGGGTCGCCATCGAATCTTACGGCGAAATCATACGGTACCTTGGCGAGAACGATCCCACCACGCGCCGGATGCTCGAAGAGATTCTGGCTGTCGAGGAGGAACACGCCGAGGACCTCCAGGCCCTGATCCAGAAGGTGTGA
- a CDS encoding BON domain-containing protein gives MPSIFYIIGVVVVVLAVLGYFRLGLESEKIHHQSHRGRARTMHGSRIFGALVFASVTIAAAPASVMAQSTTDKVEQKAKDAAQDAKTGMSDSWLTAKTKIALYGDDRIKGGQVSVETVNGAVSLRGKVDSDNAKAAAASVAQAVEGVKSVRNDLQVVSPADRKVIDVSDKDITRQVEGRLSKYAQLKKVDVRTDGGAVILTGSVSSIGASARASELARGVPGVRMVKNELTYDASKRDGAGMRTAGSSAQVRAMQQALKDKGFDPGETDGVMGPRTAAALMAYQKSEKLPATGTMDGDTGAKLGVKVGTEGR, from the coding sequence ATGCCCAGCATCTTCTACATCATCGGCGTCGTGGTCGTGGTGCTCGCGGTCTTGGGGTACTTCAGGCTCGGGTTGGAATCCGAGAAGATCCATCACCAATCACATAGAGGGAGGGCAAGGACAATGCATGGTTCGAGAATCTTCGGCGCGTTGGTATTCGCGTCGGTAACGATTGCAGCCGCACCGGCGTCCGTGATGGCGCAAAGCACCACCGATAAGGTGGAGCAGAAAGCCAAGGATGCGGCGCAGGACGCCAAGACCGGGATGAGCGACTCGTGGTTGACGGCAAAGACCAAGATCGCGCTGTACGGCGATGACCGGATCAAGGGTGGACAGGTCAGCGTCGAGACGGTCAATGGCGCGGTGTCACTGCGCGGCAAGGTCGATTCGGACAACGCAAAAGCCGCGGCCGCCTCGGTCGCGCAGGCGGTCGAGGGCGTGAAGAGCGTGAGAAACGATCTGCAGGTGGTGTCGCCCGCGGATCGAAAGGTGATCGACGTCTCCGACAAGGACATCACGCGCCAGGTGGAAGGCCGCCTGTCGAAGTATGCCCAGCTCAAGAAGGTCGATGTGCGTACCGACGGCGGGGCGGTCATCCTTACGGGTTCCGTGTCGAGCATTGGGGCCAGCGCCCGCGCCTCCGAGCTTGCCCGTGGAGTGCCGGGCGTCCGCATGGTTAAGAATGAGCTGACCTACGACGCCAGCAAGCGTGACGGAGCGGGCATGAGGACGGCGGGGTCGTCCGCGCAGGTCAGAGCGATGCAGCAGGCCCTGAAGGACAAAGGTTTTGATCCGGGCGAGACCGACGGCGTCATGGGGCCGAGGACGGCGGCTGCGCTGATGGCGTATCAGAAATCTGAGAAGCTGCCGGCGACCGGCACGATGGACGGTGACACGGGCGCGAAGCTCGGCGTGAAGGTAGGCACCGAGGGGCGGTAG